The Dendropsophus ebraccatus isolate aDenEbr1 chromosome 3, aDenEbr1.pat, whole genome shotgun sequence genomic interval CCGAGCCAATGCCAGAACAGGCATGACTGGACCACATGGTTGCACCATCTTTTTGAAGGGGAAAGAGGGTATGGAACCAAATTCATACattccttaaaggagttgtctaccATCAGAAAGAAGAATCTGAATTTTTCTCCCTAGAAACTGGGAAGATTAATTTTCGTCattgtaaacaacccctttaggtGTCCATCACTATAATATTGTATAGGAATGGAGGACAACAAGAACAGGGACAACCCTGGAAGTGTTATGACATACAAACAAGAAAAATGTTACATGTTATACATTCGACTATAAATACACAATATGGATTATAGTTGACAATCATAAATCCGTGACCCTGTGTGAGGACCGCTCATTAAATGGCCTAGACCAGAATTACACAACCtattgctttccagctgttgcaaaactacaactaccagcatgcctAGAAAGTGAAATCCAGGCAttgtgggaactgtagttttgcaacagctggaaagcatcATGTTGTAGACAACCTGGTCTAGAAAGTGCATTTACTTCAGACATAATATAGGACTTCATCTTCATCATATTTACATAAGGGATTGGCGCAAATAACCTGAACCCAAACATTGGGCCTATAGTACTGGCCGAAGCTGTGTATCACCAATATACATACATCTAGTGTCAAAACAACTGCACAATGGCTAAATACTGGACAAATGATTTCCATCTTTACaaagagtgggggagatttattaaagggtgtaaaataaacattggtgtaaactgcccacagcaaccaatcacagctcagctttcagctctggtaaaatgaaggctgagctgtgattggttgctgtgggcagtttacaccaaagGATATTTTACACCCTATGAAAAATCTCCGccagggtgtatatatacacattacatacatatgACTATGAAAACAAAAAATACTTTGAGTCCCTTCCTATATTCTTTTTAACATCACACTTAAAGTCATAATGGATGTAGTCCATGGAAAATTATCTATTACACTCCAATATACAGGCCTatgtatctccatggtaacagactgcaaaaaacTTGATCCTGTAGTCACACTCTCTTCCATTGACCCCATATCTCTTACTAATTTAAGTTAGTACAATGCTAGGGTGTATTACTGCAGGTTATACAGGGTGTTTTTGTTGTTCGTCACCATGGAGAGATTCTTCGGCACTGGAGCTGTGGACACAAAATGATCACCACCCCATtacaacattaggctatgttcacacaacgtagataccggccggatgatctttccggccgcagtgttctgatgcggatgcatcagcacgcccgcatcagaacctcccacagcacacaatgacagggtttcctacggccgcaattcatgtcagttctttgcggtgccgcatgggatcctggccggagcgtatacggtgtgtatacgctccggacgggatcccatagaagataggctatgttacacaccgcacaaagtaTGGCTGTTGTGGCCGATGGCtactacttttacgtagtgtgaacatagccttatactggaaGCACTAGATTAAAATTTAGGGCCAGCTCAGTCGTGCTCTGGTTGAAAGAAGGCTGCACGATCAACGAGCTGTATAATAGGTTCAGTAAACAAGAGTCGATCACGGGGATCGGTGCTCATGTACTGAGCGGCTCGGGCCCTCGAATACAGCCTAGGCACTGATTTAGCGTTTTTGGTATTATGTAGTGGACAAAGGTCTAACCGAACCAGATAAACATACAAGAAGTGCAAAGTTATAGCTAAGGCAACGCAGATCACAAAAACAATGGTTAGGTTTTCTTAAAACCTCTTAAGATTGTAGTGCATTATATAGTGTTGTTAACTTTGCAGCAATGTATGGTATATCATAGGACATCTACATATCTCCATAACGCATGCATAGAACATAATAAATTGTATCTACTGTTATTCTACATAGTAGTGTAACATTCGTTTCTGATATGTGACTGGTCGACAACGACAAAGTATcggtgtgttatatacaggaacatcTGCAATGATCATACGGTGATCCAGAACGTGACTACTGCACTTTCATCACTGTATCTGCTGGAAAGCACAAAACCTGTCACCCCAGAAAAAAAAGACTTCTTTAGCTGCCATGAACAATCCAGCTCTCTGCCTCTCACACAGCAACAAAATCTATCCAACCTCCTACCAAGCCAAACCTGTCCTGAAGACGCCTCAAGTGCTCATCACACCCCACAAAGTGCTGTGGTCAGAAGGCAAAAAGCCGATcccattttctttaaaaaaatgtttatttatatatatatatatatatatatatatatatatatatatatatatatatatatatatatatagtaaaatgaagcaggtagacggcactccaataaagtaaataagtgcaggtttattcacccgtacgtacgggtgaataaacctgcacttatttactttattggagtgccgtctacctgcttCATTTTACTGTATTATctgtggagtcgggggtcgactgccAAGGACGTGCACCCATCGGCTGGAAGCCATCTGACTATATATAGATAAAAGCTTAATCTCTTCATATATGAAACCTTCTACAACTTTCTAATGCACTCTGCTTAATGTCTTCATCAATATCTAATATCCTGTTTGTGAACAAGAACAATCCTGTTTCCAATCAGAGGCAATAAACTTTTATATATCAAGTCCTGCTCtgagctgagaagtgatacaattgtatccagtctagacaacgctctgagctctacagcctggaccccagactgatacatagagcaggactagctatgtacagagctgagaagtgatacacttgtatccagtctagacaatgctctttgagctctacagcctggattcCAGACCGATACATTGCTAGACAATGCTCTATGAGTTTAAacactgggagcaggactagttaTGTACAGGTTTATAGCCTCTGAATGTAAACTTATTtactaaaagcaaaaaaaaaaaaaaaaaatcactacttttCTATGTTAATCTTGCCTCCATACTTTACTTTCTTTTCACATTACCTGACCGCCCTTTTTAAAAGAACTTTCATTAGTACAATAATTCTGgacaaaacaaaaaggaaaacgcaaaaacaggttagtagtgaaaaaataaaatcaaatattCAACAAacagcaaaaattttaaaaatataaaataaaatctataacAACTCTGTTGTGGTTCTCTACAATAACTATAATAAAAGAAACCTATCTACAGTGCAAGGTCATAAGAAAAACGAAAAACAAtcagtagataaaaaaaaatatcactaaACACTGAAGTCCGACGCTCTGCACATTATAAAAATAATACTCTAAACATAAAAACTATGTAATACCTTGATTTTACCAAAACATTGAAAATAAAAGAGGAGAAGGGAAAACCGTATTCCAGATTACAGGAATGTGGATCCTGGACATCTCTTCTGACATGTCCGGACGCGCAAAATATAAGAGGGGGCACTGTAACATCAGGTGATAAAATAAACCTGCTGCTGAGGTATATAGCATTACAGACATTACCTATCTGCTCCAGTTATGAAagcaccaaaaatccatttgctttgggttCTTAGTTCTGcctttcctggttgagcagttgctcagtactacaatcccTAGAATGGATTGCATTCCCTCAGCACTCCATCACAGCccttccaccctgcctactcccttcccccagcactcctgccagttccctacCTAAAACCTGTTCATTTTACACCTGCTTTTTTAACATCTTGTCTGCTCAGATACAGGCTGGAGGGACTGGttagatggtgacatcactcagggggtgggcCTTTTTAATGGAAGAGcaataagtttttgtttttttttggtcatATTAGAGAAACTTTGCAAAGTTTCTTGGTGAAAAATACATCTGACTTTGCaccatggcaacagactacaaacaaaccctgcgtAGTCAGACCCTGCAGTCATAGGCTGCTCCCTTAGGTTAGCAAGAATCAGGGAATGAGACAACAGACTACAGAGTTTGTTTGAAGTCGGTAACCAAGATGTCATGCAGCTCTGCGAAGGGGCTGTGGATATAAACAGTAAgaaatttttaaagaaaaattagCAAATTTGTATTTTGGTTTTTAATTTAGAAGCTTAAGTGGGTTACCCAGGACTACAAAAACAGacgctttctttcaaaaacagtgttTGTCTAATAAAATACTCGGCTCTGATACATTGGTGCGAACCCACAGTAAACCCCCAGATCATGCTTTAGACGTGTATTCCCTTTATCAGCCACTTCAGAGGGAGCCAATTGAAAGGGATTCACACATCCAGGAACGGAAGGTAATAATTGTAGAATATGGTTGTAGGTAACGTAGGTAATGCTAGGACACTGCAGAGCCCTTAGCCAGCTTAGTACAATGGTAGCCCAATTTGGGAACCCCCATTCTATATTACTGGCTAAAAAGCAGAACGACAGCCCACCACCAACTAAAAGAAAACAAATCCATAAATTACAATGGGCCTCCTGGTACTTGTGGTACCTTGACCCTCAAATTTTTGAAGCCCATTCACACACTGGCCAGTAAGGCCAACCTATAACAACGCAAACAATGGATGAGACCGTGGGACATGGAAGAACTAGTGAAAGTAGTGTTtaagctgaagaagttgaatgcagcccgagGGAGTCTGGAAGAGCATGGATAAGCAGGAATATAGAAactttgtccctccagctgtttctatactacaattcccagcatgcctcaaaaaccaaagctttggctttccagacaTAACAGGAAGTATAGGAAGGGCTACCCTCACAATCGTGAAGGATGGCCTGTTTGCAGAGGTATTTTAATTGAACCAGATAAATTGAAATAATGATTAGAGAAATGTTCGTGTATAGCGGATAGACATCAAAGGAATCTGAGCTTATGttcactggggaggggggaggggttgttTGTAAAATTTCCAAAACGTAACATATGGACCCATCTGTGGGACTGGAAACCCCATAATCCAAGGAACCATATGGGTCAGCAATACAGCTACGGCGGGTGTAAGAAGCAGAGGCTTGATTCACATTTGGTGCTGCAGCTCTGATCATACAATAATGGATCCCACTGTGTCCATAAGCTTTCCACtgggggtcttaaaggggttatccaggatttgaaaaagcacaagtaatttcttgcaaaaaaagcACCActgctgtcctcaggttgtgtgtggtattgcaattcagctctattcacttcaatggagctgcaaaacctacacctaaactgaggacaggagtggtgctgtatctagaagaaagcggccatgtttttctaagtctggacaaCCACTTTCAAATCTGGCCATCAAAAACCACGTAAAAAAGTGTGAACAGAACAGACTATAGCGCGACCTAAAAATCCCATAAAAATAAGTAGTGTtctcactgggaaaaaaaaaaaaaaaaaacgatgtgaTACATTCATAAACAtcctgaccaaaaaaaaaaaaaaaaaaaaaaagttaaaaatgtaGAAATTTCTTCTgcaactaaaaaaatatatataaaaaaagtccCGTTTCTGGAGAGACTGCTACATAATAAAGTCACATTGTAAGACGACGACCTGAATGTAGTTTTTTTAACCCTATTCCCCACTTTAGGGTTATTGAGTGGCACTGACCCTTGCAGAACCTGAAATTTCCACATTGACCTTATAGATTTGCTCtatatacataaaaaatgtaaaaataaaattcaacataaaaagtaaaaaaaaaaacgacgatGTTCTAATTTTCCAGACCACCAAATTTTCGTCTCAAGATGTCCGATAATTCGGAACATAATAATCCGCCATCGTGTCCTCGGAGTATCGGAAATCTATAGCTTTTATGGCTACGCAGCACCGCAGGTCTGTCGTGACCCCATACGTGGAAGTGATTGGACCACGGCTGCCACGGTTCTAATAGTATGTTCTGCGGTATCAGGAGCCTGAACCAATGATGAGCCCCTTTAAGGCAATACACCTCGGCTGCCGCTAGTCACTGTTGTTATTTCCGGCGGCAGGAGGATACCGAAGCGTAGATGGGGATGTATGCAGCATCTACTTGATACGGTAACAAGACTCGtaaatctgtccctttaagaaaacgAACCCAATGATTGCATTGACACAACTATGGATGGACCTCCTTCATGGAAGAGCAGCTGGAGGGGCATGCTGGGTGGTGCAGGAAGACTTCATGTCACCCATGTTCAATCCTCTTGCTTGTTCTGAAACAGTGAAGAGATCGACCATCCAATGTGGGTGGGCTTGAGGGAGTCTTTATTGTCCACTGGAGGGATCAGGAAATGTCTGGAGTTCACAGAGCAGGGGCTCCCGAAGGAAGCGTTTTCACTTCCCATGGACGTTGGAGACCCTGGAGAATCGGTGGCCCAGGTATTGGGGTGTCCCTGAGGTCTATACCCTGAAGACGCCACCATGTCATCTTCCATGGACTCTTGGTTGTCCATGTTCACAGAACTAATAGGCAGCTGCATCTGAGGTTTGTACCCAGCTCCATCAGCAAAGTCGCCATCAGGTTCATCCTCTGAGTTACCCTGCGGCTGGTACATGGACTGGACATCTATATACACCACAGACGGCGAGGCAGAGCCGTCCAGCACTGGGTTGGAAGTATCCTCATGGCTGGCTGGTTGGGTATATATGATACTGGCATGATTATCCTCCAGGGTCTCCGCGCCATCCTCTGGAAACGGACCACAGTCTGACAACGGAGAATTCAGCTCTGTGTCAAGGATCTTCGGGAATGGCTCGACCACCTCAACGCTGCTGGGGGTGCACCGGTTCATCTCCAGAGTCTTAATAGTTTTACTCCCCTGAAAATAAAAGACAGATGAAAAACCATCAGAAGGCAAATATATAATGGGATAAACCAGCTGGCCCCACAATGCAGGCCCTCCCCCACGTCAGACGTAGAGGGGTTGTTGAGGattttaaaaacagcaccacaccgaTAGTGTGCGGCATTACAAGCTGACAACTGATATGCAATACTAGATGCAGAAAGTGagaaatgttgcaaaactacatttcccatcatacttAGCTAGccagctgtccaggtatgatggaaattgtagttttgcaatagcaggagggccaaaggttccccatccctgatgtagagCATAAGGAGGGGCCATTTTGGTAACATTACCTCAGTGCCGTTCTTTGGGAATTGCAGAGCTTTACTATTTTCTGGATTGGGGATGTCGGGATAAAAAGTTTCTTTGATCCTATAAtggaaaacaaaaataaattgaaATCTCCATAAAATTATGAGAAAGCTGCACAGCCCCAGCTATTATTCTCTATGTGAATCCAGCGCTATAGAAGGAAGCCGGAAACCCTAAATGGCCGATGTGGATGGGATAACCTCCTATGATGAAGCCGTGTGTCCTCAGCACAAGGCTTGGCGGAATCGGCAGGGACACAGCTTCCTGTGACCTCGGTCTTTACTTTCCATCTCAGCCACGTGAATCACAATCGCGGGAAACATTATTTATCAACGTCTGACTAAAATTAACATATATATGGGAAGGCGTCCAACTACATTCTGAACTTCTTACATGGAAAAACTAATAATCAGCAAACATTTGTCTTTTAAAAATAATTCAAtttcttttaaagttttttttaaaaggggaaAATTGCTGAAAACCCAGGATGTTCTTTAACAGTCGTGATAAATAATGATGCGTTTTCTGTGTGCGAGCGCCTCTGCTTGCACTGGGTGGTTATTTGTCATTGATGTTGGCGGCCATTTTTTGATGGTTTCTAAATGGCAATAGGATTTCAAATTTTACGTCAGCCAACTCTACAGATAGGGGGTCATCTAGAAATGAGGAAACTTGCAGAAAGTTTGCACTCCAACGAACACAaacgcctatggctgtatccatgttttcgcgGCAGCGAGATTCCAATGCCAATCGATTGGGTTCGTGGGAACACAAACTTTGAGAAGTTTGCCCATCTCTACTGATCACCAGTAAACTTCCCAATTATCTCCCAGATGTCTCTAAAGATCCCGTTCTACTTACCATTCTCTTTTCTGGTAACAAAAGGCGCTGGCCACAATGCCAAGTACAATCGCAACCACTATGGGGATTATGATGGCGAGTATAAGACCAAGAGCTTGAAAAAATTTTAAGAAGAATACAATGTTATAAGCAGGTATTAGCCTTCATTATCCCAGTTCACACACCCACAGCTAAACAGGATGTAGAAGTCCCTCTACCACATAAGAGCCCAGCATGTGTACACAGGTCGGTGGGGTCTCCAATGTAAATTTTACACTGGGACCCATGAGCTTCATGTTCCGCCTCTTAGGCGCAGTACACACTTACCGTTGTCAGCAGTCAGGACTGAGAAGGATTTGATAGGGCCCATCCCTCCCCTGGTATAAGCCTGTAATCCCAGGGTGTAACTTGTTCCGCTCCGCAGGTCTTCTATCTTTAAGACCCGCACTGCCGGGTCGGTGATATTCTTTAATTTTGTCTCTGTGTGACGAACTATAAAAGATCAAAAACAAAGAGGAGGAATAAATTTTAAGCATAGAAACATGATAATACTGTATTACATGTGAAGAGCACGGCAGGGTGTCGGGGAGTAAGCCTGTTCAGCTGTGTGCTTCTCCTGCGTTGGGTGATCAGTGGGTTCTAAACACATAGACCCCGACTAATCAAAACTCTAACACTTTATTACCCAGGCCCAAGAAGGTGGAGAGCCTTAAAGGTGTTTTCCCCAACATAGTCTAAATAAAGTTTTGGAAGCACTTCCGGTATACTGATCCGGTATACTGATCCTTGTTTCCACTGCCAGCACCTTTTTGCAAGACGACCTAAGCAGGATATGGTGGCAATGGCATAGCAGTAGGGAAATGGGGTACTCGGGCCACCAAATAACCATGATGAATTACCGAAGTCCTGGAACCTGGAGAAGACCGAGTCATTCTGCTGTTTCACCACATAGACCAGGTAGCCCTGCAGGAAACCTCGGAGGTTCTCTTCAGATATAGCGTCCCACTTCACCAGTATAGAGCTGGATGTTGTCTCCTCTACCGTGAAATTTGGCGCCACTAAAGGAGCTGGGAAAACAAATCTCAGTTTTAAAATTATGTAAGCCCAGTATGTATCTTAGCATTGATGCTGCAGGAGCTAACAGTAGTTTAGACCGGACAGGGCCGGAGGTCACACATGTGTGGTATAAAAGGTGGATCTTTCTGGACTATACAAAAGAGTATAAAAGCGAGAGACACATTATTCTGGGCTCTTTGGAATACTGCACATGGAGCTGTACGTGTGTTCAGATCGGCTTTCTACTCTCAAATAATCTCACTGATCAATACTGTGCAATGGGCTAGTATTGACCAGTAGAATCAATCTCATGATTGACTATAAAAGGTGTTAAAGCCATaaagtgtgtttaaaaaaaaaaaaaaaaaaaaaaattataatatgtatatatatatatatatatatatatatatatatatatatatatatatatatatatatatacacacacacacacacacacacacacatatatatatatatacacacatacatacatacagtggcaccttggtttaagagcgttttggtttaagagctcacagtttttcaaaattgtgacttggtttaagagcattgttttggtttaagagctccctgtactgggtgggagggtgagttggggaggggcatggtctgcatagcggggtctacagccctgtactctgacccaggaagtctccctcaccttccaaatcatagcagatttacttcaggctggggcttgcatcaggggacaggactgtggaggtaatctctccatagctgtaacctctctctccctgcagtctctgtgagtactgattggtccatgctgaacacacctcttccccattgtgatcatgtgaccacacagacctctgaaagCAGTCCTGTTTCTCtcttttagcctgttgtactaccctactgcattatggggatctgcagttccaccctgtatctacaaactgctgctgtgttttcaagtttatgcccttactatacattatactccacatgctgatttccatactgtacagtaacttatatcacatattcagctgtttctcattgtttgtttcatctgttctacatgttatttaaaaatcattatttttggggtgtgaaaccaattgtctgcatatcagtaatttcatatgggaaaatttgctttggtttaagagtggatttggatccggaacggattatgctcgtaatccaaggcaccactgtatatatatatatatataaaataagtgTAGAATAaacataacatatcagtttttagGGCATAAAAGCAAATCCCACAATTGCTCTGACATCACTCACCGAGCTCCTGGGCGTAGACGATCATCTCTTTCAGTATCTGGTGTTCGTCATCCTTACAGCCGTACACGGACACGTTGTATCTCTGCCCGGCCTGAAAGTCTTCTGACAATACAAAGCAGACAAGCGGCAAGTTACACCAGTCACATGATAAACCTCACCCTGCCACTTCAAGAGGAAGCCTGGCCCATGGTGACTAATCCAATCCATCCTCTGTATCTATACCCATCCACATCTACTTATTTACACTATTTTACTCGACTTCCTCGGACTTCAAAGAACAAACATGGTCTGAACTTTACATTCTTTGGTGACATCTTCTACTTGTCACTCACCAAATTAATTGTTATTTGGTGTGAAAACCGAttgctttcttccaggaacagcgctGCTCTTGTCTATGTGTCGATGTTAACTCAGCTAATTTTAATAAAGTTGCACTACAGGAAATAACCCATGAGCAAGagcggcgctgtttctggaagaaagcagccaggtTTTTTGTGTGTGACAAAAAACTATGATATTGACAGTAGTCTGGGGTACTGGGATACACAAGACCCAAAATGTCACTGCCTCTAGCTGCAAGGTCTGCACCcctataataatttttatttatatggcgCCAACAGATTCCTCAGCACTTCACAATTCTATAACCCTCACACTCTTCTTACTTGAGCTAATAAAGCCGCTGGCAGCATTTGAGGGAAACCTCTTCCACATCAGTGATGAATCCAGTGGGTGACAGGACGGGAACCACTTCACCAAATATCCACAGGAAGCGTTCCAGTCTGGGCTCCAGGTTAGGTTCACACCATCGCTTTCCCCCTCAATCTTCTCAAGTTTGACACCTATAGAAAAgttaaagagattatccaggattagataaagaaatattttttttctcctcaaaacagcaccacccctgtcctcaggttgtgtctggtatgaCAACTCTGCTGGATTTGagctgtaataacacacacaacctgaagacaggagaggcactgtttctagaagaaagcaactGTGATTTTTACCGCCACCAATCAGAGTCTGCTGTCATTGTTCTATGTGCAGCCTTGTAGTGATGATCACAGATGACTCcctacccccccatccccccccccgcctaATATCTCGGGACAATATGATGTTACTACATTCGTGATTCAGCCTTATGGTGAGGAGTATTACGCAGGAAATCCTTCATCAATGAGTCATGACAGCAGACTCCTGAGCGCCTATATTTACCCCGTTCTGAGCTCTGTATATATCCAGCCAGATGTTACTGTACACagattaaccccttgtgaaccatGCACTGTAACCTGCACCCCACATACCACAGACTTATCCATCATGGAGGAGACAATCTCAGGACACTTACGGCTTGGCAGCACCACAGTAGTGATCCTGGAAGGTGGTGAAGATCCAGCTGAATTGACGGCAGTCACATAGACCTCATAGTCGTCATCGCTGCCGGTCAGGTTTATGCTGGTCCTGTTGAAGTCGGAAGGAAGCTGCAGCACATGGGGAGGGTCAGCGCTGAGCAGGGGTCTCCAGGTCACCTTATAGGAGGTCACCACTCCATTAGCTTCTCTGACTGTCAAGTGCTGAAAGATTATTACATCGTAAGCAGTCACAAATGCTGTACAGCACTGTGA includes:
- the LIFR gene encoding leukemia inhibitory factor receptor, with the translated sequence MRDIHRVVSVLAAVQCLLHLVCSSNSSDFYKNLDCVTHDFSNLSCRWDTPYPAEQNILYKVCSKSSVSNLCYETSGNQLEVEFPIFSESDLSIEARDIEGKPSIRFQKTSIDIPYVPYPPEINSLFADYQSNVLSVEWTANSTSLLDGVMLTCEMNVLRGENLLVKNDTVVEHWHPDARMFHWNWTSDFPLNCSSHSVRVRCFVHEEYYDGEKRLSDWSTTKTVNGSSADNVVFPEDIVVPVGSDVNFCCKVESGSEVKSIQFKSDPYPLVNLGSGSSGIQLHNLQMSESSGDNIFCSTYKEQYMTGTVVFVGYPPDKPRDFSCEARHLKVINCTWKAGRDTGLYGEERGTKYSLYERFSGINTTCSGYNEDQDEFNCSYDIKKEQELHEFLLLARNPLGTSNTSIVINVSERIYPLPIDKFIIRDTDPTQVYLSWFLPGKYASINLRCEIEVKPIHGETETRNITLEGLNDSQYHCDIDSLHPFQVYDFRVRCSSSDHFWKWSNWSGKKRHTTLTAAPSKKLDIWREIVRKPEGREIKVYWKHLTVREANGVVTSYKVTWRPLLSADPPHVLQLPSDFNRTSINLTGSDDDYEVYVTAVNSAGSSPPSRITTVVLPSRVKLEKIEGESDGVNLTWSPDWNASCGYLVKWFPSCHPLDSSLMWKRFPSNAASGFISSKDFQAGQRYNVSVYGCKDDEHQILKEMIVYAQELAPLVAPNFTVEETTSSSILVKWDAISEENLRGFLQGYLVYVVKQQNDSVFSRFQDFVRHTETKLKNITDPAVRVLKIEDLRSGTSYTLGLQAYTRGGMGPIKSFSVLTADNALGLILAIIIPIVVAIVLGIVASAFCYQKREWIKETFYPDIPNPENSKALQFPKNGTEGSKTIKTLEMNRCTPSSVEVVEPFPKILDTELNSPLSDCGPFPEDGAETLEDNHASIIYTQPASHEDTSNPVLDGSASPSVVYIDVQSMYQPQGNSEDEPDGDFADGAGYKPQMQLPISSVNMDNQESMEDDMVASSGYRPQGHPNTWATDSPGSPTSMGSENASFGSPCSVNSRHFLIPPVDNKDSLKPTHIGWSISSLFQNKQED